Part of the Streptomyces sp. NBC_01264 genome, AGCTGACGATGCCGGTGATCACGCCGATGAGCAGGGCCTGAGGGGTCCGCAGCCAGGCCACGGAGGCGATGGTGACGGCGATGGTGATCAGGCCGGTCTGGACCGGGAGGCGGCGGGCCATGGCGGGTTTGCCGTAGACCACGGCCGCGTACATCAGATCGGTGAAGATCAGGACGGTGGCCAGGTTCCCCACGGTGAACTGGTCGGCGATCAGCCCCGCGGTGCCGACCGCCAGGGTCACCCGGGGCATGCTGCGGCGCAGCAGCTCCATCGGGCCGAGGGCCAGGAGCGGGACCAGGGCCGCCCAGGCGGGAAACAGCTCCCGGGTGGGGGAGCTGTACACCCCGAGCCACCACAGGAGCAGGCCGGCGGCCACGCTGCCCACGGCGAGCAGCACGTCGTCGCGGTGCGGTGGCGGGATCTTGAGGGTCACGGGCCCATCCAAACAGGCTGCGGCGGGGGCGGGCGTCGCCATCGCGGCTGCTTTTCGGGCGGGCCCGTACATCGAAGGATGCAGACGGCCGCCCCGGCATTCGTCATCGGCGACGAGGAATCCGCGCGAAGCGGGCGGGAAGCTGGAGGCATCCCCTCCCCGCATCCCCACCCCGCAACCCCTCCCCGTATCCCCACCCCGCATCCCACCGCAGGAACGGAGACTCCCGTGCTCGTCACCCTGATCATCGCCTGTGAAGTCGGCTTCTGGGTCCTGCTGGCCGGTGGTCTGGCCCTGCGCTACCTCGCGAAGATGCCGAGGACCGGCGCGGCCGTCCTGCTGTGCGAGCCGCTCCTGGAGCTGGCGCTGCTGGCGGCCACCGCCGTGGACCTGCGCGGCGGCGCCGAGCCGGACTGGAAGCACGGGCTCGCCGCGCTGTACCTCGGCTACACCGCCGCCTACGGGCACTACACCGTGCGCTGGCTCGACGGCCACGCCGCGTACCGGCTGGCCGGGGGTCCGAAGCCGGCCGGCGCCGGTCACGGCACGGCGCGGGCCGTCCACGAGTGGAAGCTCGTCGCCCGGACCCTCCTCGCGGCGGCCGTCGCGGCCGCTCTGCTGCAGGCGGCGATCTGGTACGTCGGCGCCTCGGGCGATACCACCGTGCTGCGCGGGTGGCAGCTCACGGCGCTGCGGGTGGCCGGCATCCACGCCCTGATCGCCGTCGCCTACACGGTGTGGCCGAAGCCGGCACCGGCGAAAGCCGCCCTGCGCGACTCGGTGGACGCGCCCGACAGGCTCTAGGTTCGGGCGGACGGCCCGCGCTACGGCAGTCGGCTGGTTCGCGGTCGACTCGGTGGCGGCGGCCGGGCGGGCGCGGGCGTGAGCTGGTAGGCCATCACCTGTCACTCTCCCGCCGCTCACCCAGAGGGGCTGGTCCATGCCGGGCACGCCGACGATCCGCCGACGAATCGACCGCATGCTCACCGCTTCCCTGGGCGCGCTGCTCGCGGTCGCGGTACAAGCCGCTCCCGCCCGTGCCGACGTGGGGGACGTGACGGAGTATCCGGTCACGACCCCCGCGAGCTCCCCCACGGGGATCACGGCGGGACCGGACCGGGCGCTGTGGTTCACCGAGAGCGGTACGAACAAGATCGGGCGGATGCGGCTCGACGGAACCGTCACCGAGTACGCCGTCCCCACACCGGACGCCTTCCCGTACCACCTCGCGGCCGGCACCGGCGGTGTGTGGTTCACGGAGCTGTTCGCGGGAAAGATCGGCCGTGTCGACCACTCCGGCAACGTGACCGAGTACCCGCTGCCCGCCGGCTTCGAGTTCCCGTCCGACATCGCGGCCGGCCCGGGCGGATCACCCCGTCGGGCACCGTCACGCTCTTCCCCCGGCCGAACCCGGGCGGCAGCGCCGACGGCATCACCCGCGGCCCCGACGGGAACATGTGGTACTCCGACCAGCTCGGTGTCATCGGGCGGATCACCCCGAAGGGGGAGGTCGCCGAGTTCCCGGTGCCGGACGGCGCGGAGAAGGTGCCCTTCAACATCGCGACGGGGCCGGACCGGAACGTCTGGTTCACCGAACTCTTCGGCAACGCCATCGGCCGCGTCGACGCCCTCCCGGGCCGGGGCCACGGCCCGCACGCCGCCGCCCCGCAGCCGGGTCCGCGCCACGGGCACCCGCGTCACGAACGCCCGCGCCCGGTGCTGCCCTGCCGCGCCGGGGCACTTGCCGGCGCGGCCTCGTTCTGCCGCTGACGACCGGTCCTAGCGGTCCCCGCCCGGGACCCACAGGACGTCGCCGACCTCCTTGTTGGCCGTGCGGGCCAGGATGAAGAGGAGGTCGGAGAGGCGGTTGAGGTAGGTGGCCGTGAGCGGGTTCATGACCTCGCCGTGCGCCTCCAGGGCCGCCCAGGTGGAGCGCTCGGCGCGCCGGACCACCGTGCAGGCCTGGTGCAGGAGGGCCGCACCGGGAGTGCCGCCGGGGAGGATGAAGCTGCGGAGCTTCTCCAGCTCGCCGTTGAAGAGGTCGCAGTCGGCCTCCAGCTTGTCCACGTAGAACTGCTCGACGCGCAGCGGCGGGTACTCGGGGTTCTCGGCGACCGGGGTGCAGAGGTCGGCGCCCACGTCGAACAGGTCGTTCTGCACACGGACCAGGACCTTCACGACATCGGCGGGCAGCGAGCCGAGCGCGATGGCCGTTCCGATGGCCGCGTTGGCCTCGTTGGCGTCGGCGTACGCCGAGATCCGCAGATCGGTCTTGGCCGTGCGGCTCATGTCGCCGAGTGCGGTCGTGCCCTTGTCGCCGGTACGGGTGTAGATGCGCGTGAGGTTCACCATGCCGCCACCCTAGACCGGGTCAACTACGGCCCCCTGCCGCACTGCTGGGCCGTCCCGGTGTGATGTCCGTCATCTGAGACGTGACGCGTGTTACTTCGCGGTCACTGGGCCCCTCGCGGACGCTAGTCTCCGCCGGAGAACGAACGAGGCTGTGCCGTATCTGAGGCCGTGTCCTAGAAGAACGTGGGGTGTGCAGTGGCTGGGAAGCTCGCCGTCATCGGTGCCGGACTGATGGGTTCCGGAATCGCGCAGGTCTCCGCTCAGGCGGGTTGGGACGTCGTGCTGCGCGATGTCACCGACGCCGCTCTGACGCGCGGTACCGACGGGATCAAGGCCTCGTACGACCGGTTCGTGTCCAAGGGCAAGCTGACGGCCGAGGACGCCGGGGCGGCGCTCGCCCGCATCACCACGACCACCGAGCTGGAAGCGGTCGCCGACGCCGACATCGTCGTCGAGGCCGTCTTCGAGAAGCTCGAGGTCAAGCACGAGATCTTCCGCGCGCTCGACAAGCTCGTGCGCGAGGACGCGATCCTCGCCTCCAACACCTCCGCCATCCCGATCACCAAGATCGCGGCCGTGACGGAGCGTCCGGAGCGGGTCGTCGGCGCGCACTTCTTCTCGCCGGTCCCGATGATGCAGCTGTGCGAGCTGGTGCGCGGCTACAAGACGAGCGACGAAACCCTCGCCACCACCCGGGCGTTCGCCGAGTCCGTCGGCAAGACCTGCATCGTCGTCAACCGCGACGTCGCCGGATTCGTGACGACCCGTCTCATCTCCGCGCTGGTCGTCGAAGCCGCGAAGCTGTACGAATCGGGCGTCGCCTCGGCCGAGGACATCGACATCGCCTGCAAGCTCGGCTTCGGGCACGCCATGGGCCCGCTGGCCACCGCGGACCTCACCGGCGTCGACATCCTGCTGCACGCCACCAGCAACATCTACACGGAGTCCCAGGACGAGAAGTTCGCTCCGCCGGAGCTGATGCGCCGCATGGTGGACGCGGGCGACATCGGCCGCAAGAGCGGTCAGGGCTTCTACAAGCACTGAGCATCCGTTCGAATACCTGCACCCCACAGGGTGAATTAGGTATCGGTTCGCTCACGGTCGGCAACTTCCCTGCCCCTGAGGCAGTCAGTTGCAGTGAGAGTTGCCGACCAACGAACCAGTCGGACCATACGCAATCAGTACCGCGCTGCCGGGAGTACACATGCACATCAGGGGCGACCACGCCGAACTCGCAGTCGGGGGTCGCCTCGACGTGCGCAGCGCGGCGGACGCCCGTACGGTCCTGCACACCGCCCTCGACGACGGTCACGGCGACCTCGTGCTGGACCTCACCGGGCTCGACTCCTGGGACGCGACGGGCCTCGGCGTGATCATGGGCGCCCACCGCCGGGCCGGCCGGACCGGCCGGCGGCTCGTCCTGCGCGGGGTCCCGCCCCAGATGCAGCGGCTGCTCGTGGCCACCCGGCTGCACCGGATCCTCGCGATCGAGGGCGGGCTGGAAGCGGAGTCGCTGCCGCGCGCGTGACCTCCGCACGCGGTCCGAACACGGTCAGTACGCGGTCCGGACGCGATCCCGATGCGGGATCCGGATGCGGAGGACGTGAGCCCGGCTCCACGCGGCCCACGCAAACGTAACGGTCCGGTGGTGAAGGCACCCCTGCGGTTCACGCCCCACCGGGCACGGTCTAGGGTTCGGGCGGAAACCGGACCACTAGCGACAGCGGCGTGAGCGAAGGCCGGGCGAGACGAGGGCGCACGGCGCGATCGGGGGACTTGGTCATGGACCGCAGCAGCACACAGGGGCAGCCCGATCGGGTGGAGCCACCGGCGCGCGTGGTGACGCTGACCTCCGGGGACTTCACCCTCACGGTGAACCCCGTCGACGGCAGCGAGATCGTCCGCACGCACCGCCCCGGCGGCGTGCCCGCCCCCGCCCCGGTCAAGCGCGCCCCCGCCGCCCGCACCTCCGCGGCGGCCGCCGCGCGTCCGCCCGTACCGCCGGGCGCCCCGGCCGGGGCGCGGACCCTGCTGGGCCGGGCGGAGGAGCGCGAGCGCCTCGTACGCCTCCTCGCGCGCGGCCGCTCCGTACGGCTGACCGGTCCGGCCGGATCCGGTCGCACGGTGCTGCTCGACGCGGTCGCCGAGGCCTGTGCCGACCTCGCCCCCGACGGGGTCGTACGGCTCAGCGGGCAGGGCCACCAGCAGCCCGGCGAACTGCTCCAGGCGCTGTACGCCACCGTGTACGAGGCTCCGGCCGAACGCCCCGACCGGGCCGGCCTCCTCGCCCGGGTGGCGGAGATAGGCGCCGTCGTCCTGGTGGACGACCTCGAGATGGGCGGCACCGCCCTCGACGACCTGCTGCGGGCCACGCCCGAGTGCGCGTACCTGCTGGCCGCCACCCCCGACACCCGGGCCCCCTCCGACGACTCGCACCTCGAAGAGGTCTTCCTCGGCGGGCTGGCCCGCGCCGACTGCGTGACCCTGCTCGAAGCAGGCGCCGGACGGCCGCTCACCGACGAGGAGAAGGCCTGGGCGGGGGACCTGAGCTTCGCCTCCGAGGGCCTGCCCCTGCGCTTCGTCCAGGCGGCCGCGCTGCTGCGACAGCGCGACGAACTCAACCGCACCGACCGGGACGACGAGACCGCCGAGTACGACGAGCCCGGCGTCTTCGAGGAGAAGCCGCGCGACACCGTCTTCGTGCCGCTGCCGACGCTGGCCGAGGGCGCGGCCCCGGCGGAACTGCTCGCCTCGCGGGTCAGCGAGTCCGCGCGGGCCGCGCTGCGGATCGCCTGCGCGCTGGGCGGGGAGCTGCCGCACCACGCGCACCTGCCCGCGCTGGTCGGCGACACGCACGCCGACACGGCCGTCGCGGAACTGCTCGACTGCGGGCTGCTGACCCCCGTCGGGACCCGCTACCAGCTGGCCGCCGGGGTCGCGCGGCAGCTGGAGGACATCGGCTACGGGGACACCGCGGCCGAGGAGGCCCGTACGGCCGCCCGGCACTACGCCTGGTGGACCGGGAGCACCTCGGTCAGCCCCGGGCGGGTCGCCGCGGAGGCCGACGCGGTGCTCGCGGCGCTGGCCGGGGCCGATGTGGTGGCCGCGGTACTGCTGGCGCGGACGGCGGCCCCGGCGTTCGCCGCCTCGCTGCACTGGGAGGCCTGGGAGCGGGTGCTGCGCGCGGGCGCGGAGGCCGCGCGGAAGGCCGGCGAGGTCGCGGAGCAGGCGTACTTCCACCACGAGCTGGGCGTACTGGCCCTGTGCGAGGGCCGGCTCGACCGGGCACGGGCCGAGCTGGAGGCCTCGACCGGGCTGCGCGGAGCGCTGGCCGACAAGCGGGGGACCGTCGCGGGACGCCGGGCGCTGGCCCTGGTCACCGACCGGGAGGCGGCGGAGACCCCGGTCTCGCCGCCCCTGCGACTGGCTCCGCCGGATGCGGCTCCGGTTTCGGCCGTGGCTTCGGCGCCGGCCGGGCCTGGGCTGCCGGGTGCGGGGGCGCCGGGAGCGCCGGGTGTTCCGGGCGGCCTGCCGGTTCCCGGTGTTCCGGGTCTTCCGGCGGTGCCGGGGCTTGCCGGGCTCGCCGGGCCTCCCGGGCTTCCCGCGACCGGCGCGAAGCCGCAGGTCCCCGCGGTTCGCGGTGCTGCGGGGGCGCCGGCTGTGCCCGGTGTTCCCGGGACCGGCGTGAAGCCGCAGTTCCCGGCGGTTCGCGTACCTGAGGGGTCCCCGTTCGCGCCCGCGGCTGCGCGGTCTCCTGAGGTTCCGGGTGCTGCCGGTATGGCGGGGAGCGCGTTGGCCGCTGGTGCCGCTGCTGGTGTTTCCGGTGGCGCAGGGGGCTCGTTGGCGGCTGGTGCGGCTGGTGCGGCTGGTGCGGCTGGTGCGGCTGGTGTTCCCGGTGCTGCGGGGATGCTCTCGGCTCCCGGTGCTGCGGGGACGCCCTTGGCTGCCGGTGCTGCCGGGATGCCCTCGGCTCCCGGTGCAGCCGGTGTTGCGGGGATGCCCTCGGCTCCCGGTGCAGCCGGTGTTGCGGGGATGCCCTTGGCTGCCGGTGCTGCCGGTGCTGCCGGTGCTGCCGGTGCTGCCGGTGCTCCCGGTGCTGCCGGTGCTGCCGGTGCTGCGGGGATGCCCTTGGCTCCCGGTGCTCCCGGGGTTCGTGGTGCTGTCGGCTTGGGGTCCGCTCCGGTGGTGCCCTCGGCTCCCGTGACTCCGGCGACCCTGTCGAAGGCCCTCGCCGCCCTGCCCGCGGCGGGCCCCGGGGCCGCCCCCGCCGCCCCCGTACCCGAGCGTGCGGCCGTGCGGGCTGCGGACGGCTTCACGACGGTCGTGCCCGCGGTGGCGCCGGCCGGCGCCGTCGCGCCCGCGACCCTGGCCGAGGTGTTCGAGGACGCCTTCCCCCTCGCCCCCGAGCCGGCCCCGGCGCCCAGGACACTGCCCGAGCCGAAGGCGAAGCCCGACCGCAAGCCGCTGCTGCTGGCCGCGGCCGGGGCGCTGAGCGTCGTGGTGCTGGGCACGGTGGCCGCACTGGCGATGACCACCGACGAGAAGAGGCCTCCGGTGCAGGCGCCGGCCGTCTCCACGGCCCCGAGCTCGGACGAGGCACAGCCGAGTGCGTCGGACGCGAGCGGAAACGGTCCCTCGCCGGAGCCGGAGGCCTCGTCGCCCACCGCGCAGGCCTCGGGTACGACCCCGCCGCCGCGCAAGTCCCCCTCGGCGACCTCGACTCCGTCGCCGACCCCGTCGTCGTCGAGCCCGGTCACACCGCCTTCGCCGCCGGTGACGAGCTCGTCCCCGCCGGTGAGCAGCCCGCCGGCCTCCCCGAGCCCGACCGTGTCGACGTCCGCATCGCCCAGCCCCACCAACACGGTGCCGACGGACAAGCCGAAGCCTCCGACGGAGGAGACGGGCGAGACGGAGACCGCGGCCCCCTGACAGCCCGTACGGGGCGGTCGGCCGTTGCCGCCGCCCCGTAGGACTGGAACAGCGGGTCCTAGAACAGGCGGAGCTTGTCGTCCTCGATGCCGCGCATCGCGTTGTAGTCGAGGACGACGCAGTCCATGCCGCGGTCGTTCGCCAGGACGCGGGCCTGGGGCTTGATCTCCTGGGCCGCGAACACGCCCTTGACCGGCGCCAGGTGGGGATCGCGGTTCAGCAGCTCCAGGTAGCGCGTGAGCTGCTCCACGCCGTCGATCTCGCCGCGGCGCTTGATCTCCACCGCCACCGTCGCGCCGGAGGCGTCCCGGCACAGGATGTCGACCGGTCCGATCGCGGTCATGTACTCGCGGCGGATCAGCGTGTAGCCCTCGCCGAGGGTCTCGATCCGGTCGGCCAGGAGCTCCTGCAGGTGGGCCTCGACCCCGTCCTTGATCAGACCCGGGTCGATGCCCAGCTCGTGCGAGGAGTCGTGGAGGACTTCCTCCATGGTGATGATGAGCTTCTCGCCCGCCTTGT contains:
- a CDS encoding 3-hydroxyacyl-CoA dehydrogenase family protein; protein product: MAGKLAVIGAGLMGSGIAQVSAQAGWDVVLRDVTDAALTRGTDGIKASYDRFVSKGKLTAEDAGAALARITTTTELEAVADADIVVEAVFEKLEVKHEIFRALDKLVREDAILASNTSAIPITKIAAVTERPERVVGAHFFSPVPMMQLCELVRGYKTSDETLATTRAFAESVGKTCIVVNRDVAGFVTTRLISALVVEAAKLYESGVASAEDIDIACKLGFGHAMGPLATADLTGVDILLHATSNIYTESQDEKFAPPELMRRMVDAGDIGRKSGQGFYKH
- a CDS encoding STAS domain-containing protein; this translates as MHIRGDHAELAVGGRLDVRSAADARTVLHTALDDGHGDLVLDLTGLDSWDATGLGVIMGAHRRAGRTGRRLVLRGVPPQMQRLLVATRLHRILAIEGGLEAESLPRA
- the nucS gene encoding endonuclease NucS, which produces MRLVIARCSVDYAGRLTAHLPSAPRLILVKADGSVSIHADDRAYKPLNWMSPPCTLKEGSGDDAGVWTVVNKAGEKLIITMEEVLHDSSHELGIDPGLIKDGVEAHLQELLADRIETLGEGYTLIRREYMTAIGPVDILCRDASGATVAVEIKRRGEIDGVEQLTRYLELLNRDPHLAPVKGVFAAQEIKPQARVLANDRGMDCVVLDYNAMRGIEDDKLRLF
- a CDS encoding cob(I)yrinic acid a,c-diamide adenosyltransferase, whose translation is MVNLTRIYTRTGDKGTTALGDMSRTAKTDLRISAYADANEANAAIGTAIALGSLPADVVKVLVRVQNDLFDVGADLCTPVAENPEYPPLRVEQFYVDKLEADCDLFNGELEKLRSFILPGGTPGAALLHQACTVVRRAERSTWAALEAHGEVMNPLTATYLNRLSDLLFILARTANKEVGDVLWVPGGDR